The DNA window ACCATCGAGGCGGACGGCCTGCCGTTCTCGCTCGTGCCGCGCCTGAACGCCGCCGGCCGCATGGGCGACGTCGACGTGGCGTTCAACCTGCTCATCTCGAGCGACGCCACCGAGGCAGCATCTCTTGCCGCCGAGCTCGAGACCATCAACCAGAACCGCCGCGACATCGAGCGCGACCTCGCCGACCAGGCCATGGCCATGATCGAGGAGACCTACGACGGGGGCCGCGCCATCGTCGTGGGCGGCGAGGGCTGGCACGAGGGCGTGAAGGGCATCGTCGCGAGCCGCGTCGTGAACCGCTACCACGTGCCCGCCATCCTGTTCTCCATCTCCGACGGCGTGGCCCACGGCTCGGGCCGCTCCGTGGGCTCGGTGAACCTCTTCGAGGCCGTCGAGCGCTGCGGGGATTTGCTCGTGCGCTTTGGCGGCCATGCGGGCGCCGTGGGCGTCACGATCGACGCCGAGAACATCGATGCGTTCCGCGCACGCCTCGAGTCGGTACTCGACGAGCTGCCCGCCGAGCAGTTCGTGGACACCGGAGAGGTGGCCGCCGTCGTGGGTCTCGACGAGCTCGACGTTCCCACCATCGAGTCGCTCGGCGTCCTCAAGCCGTTCGGCCAGGGCAACAAGGTGCCGCTCCTTGCCGCCACGGGCGTGGTCATGCGCGCCCGCAGCCGCGTGGGGCGCGCCGGAGAGCACCTGCGCTTTTTGGCCACCGACGGCGTGAGCTCCGTGCCCGCCATCATGTTCCGCACGCCCGACGTCGAGTGCGCCTGTGACTACGAGGGCGCCGTCGACCTCGTGTTCGAGGCCGTGGCGGAGACCTGGCAGGGCCGCACGAAGCCCAAGCTCATGGTGCGAGACATCATCTATCGCCAGGCCACGCCCGGCGTGGAGACGCCCGAGGTGGTGGGCGAGCTGTTCGCCCGCGTCCCGCAGATACTGGCGTCTGACACCCACGAGCCGCCCGCCCCGGCGAGCACCGACGCGCGCGAGCAGGCGCGCGGCATGAGCGCCTCCGAGCTCACGGACCGTCTCGTCCATCGCTTCATCGGCGACCACGAACTGCTGGGCGCCCAGCGCGCCGCGCTTGACGCCCTGGCGGCCGGGCGCAGCACCCTGTGCGTCATGGCGACGGGCCGCGGCAAGTCGCTCGTGTTCCACGTCCACGCGGCGCGCCTCGCGCTTGCGCAGGGACGCGCCAGCGTGTTCGTCTACCCGCTGCGCGCCCTCGTCGCCGACCAGAGCTTCCACATCACCGGTGAGCTTGCCTCGCTGGGCCTCTCCGCCCGCGTGCTCACGGGCGAGAGCTCGCCGGAGGTGCGCGAGGAGGTCTTTGGCGGGCTTGCCGCGGGCACGGTGGACGTCGTGCTCACCACGCCCGAGTTCCTCGCTATCCACTCCGGCCGCTTTGCCTCCGCAGGCCGCGTGGGCTTCGTCGTCATCGACGAGGCGCACCACGCTGGAACCTCCGACGGCGGCTCGCGCACGACCTACCGCGAGCTGCCGCGCGTGCTCGACGAGCTCGGGCATCCCGTGACGCTTGCCGTCACGGCAACGGCCGCCGAGCCCGTCGCCCGCCAGATCTGCGAGCTCGCCCGCATCGATGACGTCATCGTCGACGACACGTGCCGCGCCAACCTCGTGCTCGACGACGAGCGAGAGCTCCACGACCGCGAGGCCGCGCTCGTTGGAATCGCGAGCACGGGAGAGAAGTGCGTGTGCTACGTGAACTCGCGCGAGCAGTCCGTCGTGCTCGCACGCACGCTGAGAAAAGCCAATCCCGAGCTGGGGCAGCGCATCGCCTTCTACAACGCCGGTCTCACGCGCCAGGAGCGCAACCGCGTCGAGCGGGCGTTTCGCGCCGGCGAGCTCACGTGCGTCATCTCGACGAGCGCGTTTGGCGAGGGCGTCAACCTGCCCGACATCCGCCACGTGGTGCTCTACCACATGCCGTTCGGCGCCATCGAGTTCAACCAGATGAGCGGCCGAGCTGGACGCGACGGCGCGCCCGCAACGATTCACCTGCTGTTTGGCTCGCGAGACGCCCGCGTCAACGAGCGCATCCTGTCCTCCTACGCCCCGGGCCGAGACGAGCTCGTGTGCCTGTGGCGCACGCTGCGCTCCCTTGCCGGCCGCGCCGCGCAGGCCGGAGACGACGCCATCTGCCGCACGAACGCCGAGATACTCGAGGCGTGCCTGCAGACGGCGCCCGCCACCTCGCTCGAGGAGCGCTCGGTGTCGGCGGGCATCGCGATCTTCCGCGACCTGGGCTTTCTCACCATCGAGGGCTACGGGACGGGCAGGCGCATCCACATGGCTCCGTCGCCGGGCCACATGGAGCTCGACGGCTCCATCCGCTATCTTGAGGGCAAGCGCAGCGGCGAGGAGTTCCACGCCTTCTGCGACTGGGTGCTTACGGCCACGCCCGACGAGCTGCTCGCGCACATCAACAGGCCCATCGTCCCGGGCTTTGGGACGCTGATCGATAAGGAGGGGGAGTGACGCCATGGCACAGGCCAAACACGTCGCCGCGCCGCCCGAGGGCGCTCCCGAGGTTGGGGCCGACGACTACCCGCTGCTGAGAAAGACCTGCTCGAGGTACCTGTCTGCCGAGGGCATGGCAAAGGTCGACGAGGCGTACCGCTTCGCCGCCGAGTTCCACCGCGACCAGAGGCGCAGGAGCGGCGAGCCCTACATCAACCACCCCGTAGAGGTGGCTCTCATCCTGGCGCACGACCTGCGCATGGACGAGGACGTCATCTGCGCGGCGCTCCTTCATGACACGGTGGAGGACACTCCGGCCACGCTCGCGGACCTCTCCGAGCTGTTCGGCGAGACGGTCGCCGAGCTCGTGGACGGCGTCACGAAGCTCACCTCCATCGAGGTCGACTCCATGGACGCCAAGCAGGCGCTGAACCTTCGCAAGATGTTCCTCGCCATGAGCCGCGACATCCGCGTGGTCATCATCAAGCTCGCGGACCGCCTGCACAACATGCGCACGCTCGCGGCGCTTCCGCCCGATCGCCGCACGTTCAAGGCCCACGAGACCATGGACGTCTACGCGCCGCTCGCCGACCGCCTCGGCATCTCCTCCATCAAGTGGGAGCTCGAGGACCTCGCGTTCTTCTACCTGGAGCCTGAGGAGTACCAGCGCATCGCGCGCATGGTCCAGGACTCCCGCGACCAGCGCGAGCGCGACACCGAGGAGGCCATCAAGACCCTCACCGACGAGCTTCGCCGAGTGGGCCTCGACGGCTTCACGATCACGGGGCGCCCCAAGCACCTGTGGAGCATCTACCTCAAGATGAAGCGCAAGGGCAAGGAGTTCTCCGACATCTACGACCTCATCGCGCTGCGCGTCATCCTGCAGACGGTGGGGGACTGCTACTCGGCCCTGGGCGCGGTCCACTCGTTGTGGCACCCGCTGCCGGGCCGCTTCAAGGACTACATCGCCACGCCCAAGCCCAACGGCTACCAGTCGCTGCACACCACGGTCGTGGGCCCCGAGGCGCGTCCCATCGAGATCCAGCTGCGCACGGTCGAGATGCACGAGCAGGCCGAGTACGGCATCGCCGCCCACTGGCTGTACAAGCGGGCGGGCAACTCGCAGGGCAACATGAGTGCCGACGACAAGAGCGTCGACCGCCAGATCTCCAGGATCCGCCGCAGCCTCGACTGGACGGTCGAGAGCGACATGGAGGACCCGCACGAGTTCCTCGAGGACCTGCGCGTGGACCTGTTCGGCGACGAGATCTTCGTGTTCACGCCCAAGGGCGAGGTCATGAACCTGCGCGCCGGCTCCACGCCGCTCGACTTCGCCTACGCCGTCCACACCGAGGTGGGAAACCACTGTGTGGGCGCCAAGGTCAACGGCTCAGTCGTCTCGCTCACCAAGCCGCTCGCCACCGGCGACCGCGTGGAGATCCTCACGAACAAGAGCGCCAAGCCCTCGCGTGACTGGATGAACATCGTGGCGACGCCCTCGGCGCGCTCGAAGATCCGCAAGTACTTCGCGGCCTCCACGAAGTCTGACGACGCCGAGGCTGGCCGAGGCGAGCTTGGCCGCGAGCTGCGCAAGCGCGGCTACGGCATCTCGACGCCGCGCTCCGCCAAGGCGCTCGCCCGCGTGAGCGAGGAGCTGTCGTTCAAGGAGACCGACGACATGCTCGCGGCCATCGCCAACGGCAAGGTCACGGCAAAGTCCGTGGCCAACAAGGTACAGGCTGTGCTCGAGGAGGGCTCCCCGGCCGAGATGCTCGCCGCCCAGCAGCGCGCCAACGCCGAGGCCAACGCCGCGCGCGAGGAGTTCTTCGAGGGCGGCTCCAAGCCCATGAGCGCGCCTCGCCAGGCGCGCGGTCCCAAGGGCGGCCCCAAGCGCCGTCACGCGAGCTGCGGCGTGGTCGCCAAGGGCGACGCCGACCTGCTCGTGCACCTCGCGCACTGCTGCAATCCCGTGGCCGGAGACGACATCGTGGGCTTCATCACGCGTGGCCGCGGCGTGTCGGTGCACCGCTCGAGCTGTCCCAACGTCAAGGGCCTCATGGCGCACCCCGAGCGCATGATCGAGGTCGAGTGGGACACCTCGGGCGCCACGCAGTTCCAGGTTGAGATTATGGTCGAGGCCACGGACCGCATGGGCCTTCTCAAGGACGTCACGATCGCCGTGGGCGAGGCGGGCGGCAACATCCTGTCCGCCGCCACCAACACGAACGCCCAGGGCGTCGCCAAGCTGCGCTTCCTCATCGCCATCAGCGACGCGAGCCTGCTCGACACGCTGCTGTCCACCGTGGGCCGCGTGCCGTCGGTCTATGACGCGCGCCGCATCATGCCCGGCGAGGGCGCCAACTCGATCCACGGGAGGTAGCCATGGGTGCGTTCTGGAACAAGGGGAGCGTTGCGTTTGGCGACGTCGCCGGCATGGCATCGGGCGCCATCGAGCTCAGGCAGTTCGTGGTGTCGCCGTTCTCGACGAACTGCTACGCCGTCATCTGCGCGGGCCAGGCCATGGTCGTGGACCCCGGCGCCGAGGGTGCGCGCATAGCCGAGGCGCTCGCAGACGTTGACGTGCGGCTCGTCGTGGCCACGCACGGGCACGCCGACCACGTGGGTGGCGTGGCAGCCCTCGTTGCGGCCACGGGCGCACGCTTCGCCATGGCGGAGCAGGACGTCGAGCTTGCCCGCCACGCGCGCAGAAACCACGCCTTTGGCATCGAGTACGACGCCGACGCGCCCGAGCCCGACGAGCTTCTCGTCCCTGGGGACGTCGCGGGCGTGGGCGAGGCGCGCTTCTCGGTGACTGCCACGCCGGGCCACACGCCGGGCGGCATCACGCTCGTGGGCACAGACGCCGCCTCCGGCCTTGCGTTCGTGGGCGACACGCTCTTTGTGGGAAGCGCCGGCCGCATCGACCTTGCCGGCGGCGACCCCGTGGTGCTCATGGCCTCGCTTGGGCGCCTCGTCCGCGAGCTTGCGCCGCAGACGCACGTGCTGTGCGGGCACGGTGACGACACGACGATGTCCTGGGAGCTCGGGCACAACCCCTACCTGAGAGCCGCGCGATGAAAAAGGGCCCGGATGAGCGTGCGCTCATCCGGGCCCCTCATTTGCCTGGTGCCCGAGGCGAGGGTCGAACTCGCACGGGTTTCCCCAGAGGTTTTTGAGACCTCCGTGTCTGCCATTCCACCACTCGGGCTTAGGGGCTCAGTATATCGCAATGGTGACGCTTGGGGACGGGGTCGTTTTGTCACCGTTGGCGCCGGGGCCAGTTGACGCCGGGTGTCCGCAAGTGTTCGAATTCCGTAAAACCTGGGAAGTTACCTGCGGTTATACAGTTTTTTGGTGCTAATCTAATACCAGTCGAGTAGGGAATCGCCCGCACCTTATGCGACGGGACCGTAGCGGAGGTAGCGATGTTTTCTGTTGGCGAGCGCGTCATGCATCCCGGCCAGGGCCTGTGCACGGTCGTGGGATTCAAGGACTCGCCCACGCCCATGCTCATCCTCGAGACGGGCAGCGGCCGCGGCGCCACGCGCCTCATGTACCCCGCCGCTCAGGCCGAGAAGAACCTCCACCCGCCTGTGGGACGCGAGGAGGCCCTCGCCGTCATCGACGGCTACTCCGAGCTCTCCTGCGACACGTTTACGGACCGCAACTCCGGCCTGGAGGAGACCCACTTCAAGAAGCTCGTCAAGCATGGCGTGCCAGACTCCGTGCGCGTCGTGAAGACGATGCGCGCCCGCATCGCCGATGCCGAGGCGCACTCCAAAAAGCCGAGCTCCTACCTCGTCCGCGTCCTGCGAGACGCCCGCGAGCGCTCGCTCGAGGAGCTTGCCTGCGCGCTGGACACGACGCCCGAGGACGTCGAGGCCATGTTCGTCTCGCGCGGCCATGCCCTTGACGACGAGGCGTAACGCGTGCGTGTGCTGACCTTTCTCGGCTAGCCGTGCTTTCTGATCTTTGCGACGAAGAACCCCTCGTAGAGTCTGCTCGGGCACACCGTGAGCGTGCCGGGAAGCCGTCCCGGCAGGGCCAGCGGCGCCACATCGTCCTTGTCTGTGCCTGCCATGCCATGCGGCAGACTCACGTCCACGAGCTCGCAGTCCCGGTGACGCGCGAGCGCCCACTCGACGATGTCCTCGTTCTCCCTGGGCAGGATGGAGCACGTCGAGTACACGAGGTCGCCTCCCGCCTTGAGGACCGTGAGGCCGCGGTCGAGAAGGGCGCGCTGCGAGCGCTCGACGCGGGCGGCAAGCTCTGGCGTGAGGTAGCGGGCCGCGTGCTCGTCGTGGGTGTGGACGGTGCCCGAGCCCGTGCAGGGGGCGTCGAGCAGCACCTGGTCAAACGAGAACCAGTCATCGAGCCTGCGGGCGTCCGTGCGCATGACCTGGACGTTCGTGGCCCCGAGTTTGGAGAGGTTGTGCTCGAGCTTCTCGGCACGCGGGGCGGACAGCTCGCAGGCCGTGATGCGCGCCGCACGCTGTCCGGCACGAGCGGGGGCGAGGGCGGCGAGCTCGCTCGTCTTTCCGCCGGGGGCCGCGCACATGTCGAGCACGTCGGCGCCCGGGCGAGGCTCCAGCGCAAGCGGCGGCAGCATGGACGAGAGGCTCTGGAGATAGACCTTGCCCTGGGCGTAGGCATCGAGCGCCCAGACGTCACGCTCGCGCACGCCGTCCGCAAGCGCGAGGGCATCGGCATACCACGGGACGCGTGCGTAGGCGATGCGTGCCTCGTCCAGCTCGCGCGTGACCTCGTCAAGCCCGGCCCGCAGCGTGTTGACGCGCATGGTGACGGGACGATCCTGCCCCCAACCGGCTATGATGGTGTCCGCAAGCTCGCCCGTCGAGGCGCGTACGGCCTCGACGAGGTGGGCGGGCAGGCCCGTCTGGGCATCGAGCTCCTGGGGCTTGGCGTACTCCTCGCGTGGGCCTCTCGCCTGGCGACGTGCTCGTGTGGTGCTCTTGTGCGTGCGCTGCCTGCTGCTCATATTTCTCCTTGCGCGGGTGTGTCTCGCGTGCAATACTATCAATTCGTGTGGCCGAGAGGTTGCACATGCCAAGCGGGTCAGAACTCGTGACCCCACCTGAACGGCGCCTCAGGGCAGCTGTCTGGTTGGACAAGGGAATCACGCCACGTGGCGTCCAAGCCTGAATCTTGCCGGAGCTGTGCCAAGCGCAGCTCCGGTTTTTCGTTGCGGGTCTCGCGCCCGCGGCACTGCGACTTCCGGCACAAGGCCGGGGGCCACACAAGCGGCGAGGTGCCCGCAAGGCACGCCGCAGGGAAGGGAAGGTGTGTAAGATAGCAAAGTCCGAAGGTCCCCGCATTAACGGGGAGATCACCGCTCGAGTCTGCCGCCTGATTGGCGTCGACGGCTCCCAGCTTGGTCAGTTCGGTGTCCGTGATGCCCTTCGCATCGCCTCCGAGCAGGGCCTCGACCTCGTCGAGATCGCGCCCAACGCCGAGCCGCCCGTCTGCAAGGTCATGGATTACGGCAAGTACAAGTACGAGCAGGCGATCAAGGCCAAGCAGGCTCGCAAGAAGCAGGCCAAGGTCGAGGTCAAGGAGATGAAGTTCCGTCCCAAGATCGACACCGGCGACTACGAGACCAAGAAGGGCCACGTCATGCGCTTCCTCAAGAAGGGCGCGCGCGTGAAGGTGACCATCATGTTCCGTGGTCGTGAGATGGCCCACCCCGAGCAGGGTCTCAACGTCCTCGAGCGACTGGCCGCCGACCTCAAGCCCTACGCCACGGTTGAGAGCCAGCCGAAGATGGAGGGCCGCAACATGCACATGCTCGTCGCGCCGATCAAGGGCGCCTTCGATGAGAAGGCCTCCGAGGCGAGCGAGAAGGATACGAAGGAGAACTAGCATGCCTAAGATGAAGACGCACAAGGGTACGGCCAAGCGTTTCCGCCGCACCGGCACCGGCAAGATCATGCGCGCCAAGGCTTTCAAGAGCCACATCCTGACCAAGAAGTCCCAGAAGCGCATCCGCGGCTTCCGCAAGGAGACCGAGCTCGCCAAGGCCGACGTCAAGGTCGTTTCGTCCCGCATGGGCAAGTAGCGCATCGCGCCTGTCCGTACTTTTTTCACTAGGAGTTGATCTAACATGGCACGAGTCAAGCGCGCCGTTGCTGGCCGTAAGAAGCGTCAGACCCTCAAGGAGCTCTCCAAGGGCTACTACGGCACTTCCTCCCGCACCTTCCGCGGCATGAAGGAGCAGGTCCAGCACTCCCTGCAGTACCAGTACCGCGATCGCCGCAACAAGAAGCGTGACGTCCGTCGTCTCTGGATCCAGCGCATCAACGCCGCCGCCCGCATGAACGACATGAGCTACTCCACGTTCATGCACGGCCTGAAGCTCGCTGGCGTCGAGCTGGACCGCAAGGTCCTCTCGCAGATCGCCTACGAGGACGAGGCTGCCTTCGCCGCCCTGGCCGAGGTCGCCAAGAAGGCCATCGCCGACGCCGAGTAAGCGTCTTCCACATACCGTGGCTTCAAGGCCCGCATGCGCTCGCGTGCGGGCCTTTTTCTATGCCGAGAAGCGATGGGAGCGCCGCGCCCGCCGCGGCTTTCTCGGCGTTGGGTGGTGCTGTGTCCGTTACGGCTTTCTCGGCGTCACGGGTGCACGTTTGCGCCATTCGGGCTGATATGTACGCCCAAATGCGCCAAACGTGCGGATATGTACGTCCTGGGACCCGAGAAGCGCGCAGATGCGCACGTTTGCGCCAAACGTGCAGGCCATATGAGCCCGTTTGTGCCATTCGGGCAAATCTGTACGGGTCTGCCATGGCAAGAGGCGCAAAACCCTGTCGCAAGCGGTTCTCGGGCTAAGAAGGGTGGCATGGTGGCGACTGCGTGGCCGAGAAGGGCGCCTTACTTCTCGTCATCCTTGTGGAAGAGGCGATCGACGAACTCCTCGCGACGCTCCTCGGTGATTTCCTCGCGTTTGGCCTGCTCCACGGCAAAGGCGGGGTCGTCGGGGGAGACGAGCTCGTCCTCGCCGCTCTTGGGGTTGTAGTGGTGGAGAAGCACCGGGTCAAACAGGTGCAGGTGCGCGGCAAAGCCAAACGATGCGCCGATGAGCGCACAGAACACAACGATCCTGGGCGTTGTCTCGATCTTGGTCATGACGATGGCTCCTGCGCTCAGCATGGCGGTCCACAGGTACATGAGCAGTACGGCCTGGCGCTGGTTGTAGCCGTCCTGGATGAGGCGGTGGTGGATGTGGCCCTTGTCGGCCTGGCCCACGCTCACGTGGGCGCGCTTGCGGCGGATGATGGCCGAGAACGTGTCGATGATGGGTACGAACGAGATAACGAGCGGCACGATGATGGTGGTGAGGCCGGCCACGCGCCTGACGTTGAGCAGCGACACCGTGCCGAGCGCAAAGCCAAGCAGAAGCGAGCCCGAGTCTCCCAGGAAGATGGAGGCCGGGTTGAAGTTGTAGCGAAGGAATCCCAGCGTGGCGCCGGCCACGGCGATGGAGACGGCGGCGGCGTCGAGGCGGCCGGACTGCGTGGCTAAAAAGAACAGCGTGCAGCTCGAGATGAACGTGATGCCCGAGGCCAGGCCGTCGAGACCATCGATGAGGTTGATGATGTTCACGTAGGCCACGAGGTAGATGACCGTGATGGGGCAGGCCAGCCAGCCGAGCATGACCTCGCCGGGGCCAAACGGGTTCACGATGGCGCCCACGGTGAGGCCGGCCATGACGGCGATTACGGCCGCTGCGACCTGGCCCGCGAGCTTGGCGAGGGGCTTCAGCTGGAAGACGTCGTCGATGGCGCCCGTGAGGAAGATGACGAGAAACGACACGCCGAGCAGCGGGTAGTTGACGGTGGAGAATCTGCCGGGCGTGAGCACCGTGGGCCATCCAAGGTGCGCCGTGCCCACGAGCTGGACGACGGCCGCGGCGACCAGCGCGAGAAAGATGGCGATGCCGCCCATACGCGGGATCGTCTTCTTGTTGATGCGGCGCTTGCTGGGCTTGTCCACGGCACCGAGGCGCGTGGCGATGCGGCGGGCGAGCGGTGTGGCGACGAGCGTCACGACGAGGGCCGTGACGAACAGGGACGCATACGGAATCCACTCTCTCACCAAAACGTGAAGCCTTTCGGACTGCGGGCTGGCGCCGGCGCAAGGTTCGTAAAACGATAAAACAGTCACATGATACCAGCTTGGCGGGCATGACTTTGAGTGGGAAACCGAGGGCGCGCCCATGTCAAGACTGGCAACGACGAATGGCTTGGGTATAGTGGAGGTGTCAGCTCCCCGCAGGGCAAACTGGGTGAACCGACAAGCGTTTCCTGGGAGCCCATATACCGAGCTCAGTACAGGGATCCTCCGTTTGGGGGAAGCTGGAACAGCCGGCGAGGGCACCCACCTTCTGAGAGGTGGGTTCATTATCGCACCTGCGGGGAGCGACGTTGTCTTTGTCGCTACGGCGCCCATGGGCGCCTTTTTTGTGCGCGTCGCCTCGGGCCACGCCCCGTTGCGAGATTCTCGTTTGACAGGGGCGCTCGGCACGGTACAATATCCCTCGCGCAAACGCGCCTGGGGACGTAGCTCAGCTGGGAGAGCGCTGCCGTCGCATGGCAGAGGCCGAGGGTTCGATTCCCTTCGTCTCCACCAGGAATTGCCGAGCGGGCCACGATGTGGTCCGCTCTTTTTATATCAAGACCCGCTGCGGCGGGGCATCTGGAGGCTCCATGGAGCGGATCCCAAGCGAATACGTGTCGTGCCACCTGTGCCCGCGCGCGTGCGGAGCCAATCGCGCGGCCGGTGCGCGCGGGGCGTGCGGTGCCACGGCAACCCTTCGCGTGGCCCGCGCGGCCCTGCACTTCTGGGAGGAGCCGCCCATCTCGGGCGAGGCGGGGTCGGGCGCCATCTTCTTCTCGGCCTGCACGCTTCGCTGTGTCTTTTGCCAAAACGTCCAGATCAGCTCGGGCAACTTTGGCGCGGACGTCTCCGTGGCCCGCGTGGCCCAGATGATGCTCGAGCTTGAGGCCCAGGGCGCGCTCAACATCAACCTCGTGACGCCGGGCCACTTTGCCTCGCAGGTGGTCGAGGCCGTCCACATGGCACGTGACGCCGGGCTTTCCATCCCCATCGTGTGCAACACGGGCGGCTACGAGACGCTCGAGTGCGTGCGCCTGCTGTCCCAGGTGGTCGACGTGTGGCTCACGGACTTCAAGTACGCGAGCGCAGACCTGGCCGCCGAGCTGTCACGCGCCCGTGACT is part of the Parolsenella massiliensis genome and encodes:
- the recJ gene encoding single-stranded-DNA-specific exonuclease RecJ, giving the protein MSGLRESDRWHVLTGDAVAEHEVRAATGVTPLAARVMVARGIRTAADAHDFLTPSLERDWIDPVELPGLVQAADRVERAVRDHEVIAVFGDFDVDGMSSTCLLTLGLRELGAEVHPYIPRRFGEGYGLSAEALDRVVEGCHPDLIVTVDNGIAAAAEVEMVRAQGIDVVVTDHHEPSDLVPQGVPVCDPKLDHDCPSCDLAGAGVALKLVQELGRRMGMPELWRSYTDVATLGTISDMMNLTRENRALVTDGIERMRHTQRPGIVALAAVANCDLSTIEADGLPFSLVPRLNAAGRMGDVDVAFNLLISSDATEAASLAAELETINQNRRDIERDLADQAMAMIEETYDGGRAIVVGGEGWHEGVKGIVASRVVNRYHVPAILFSISDGVAHGSGRSVGSVNLFEAVERCGDLLVRFGGHAGAVGVTIDAENIDAFRARLESVLDELPAEQFVDTGEVAAVVGLDELDVPTIESLGVLKPFGQGNKVPLLAATGVVMRARSRVGRAGEHLRFLATDGVSSVPAIMFRTPDVECACDYEGAVDLVFEAVAETWQGRTKPKLMVRDIIYRQATPGVETPEVVGELFARVPQILASDTHEPPAPASTDAREQARGMSASELTDRLVHRFIGDHELLGAQRAALDALAAGRSTLCVMATGRGKSLVFHVHAARLALAQGRASVFVYPLRALVADQSFHITGELASLGLSARVLTGESSPEVREEVFGGLAAGTVDVVLTTPEFLAIHSGRFASAGRVGFVVIDEAHHAGTSDGGSRTTYRELPRVLDELGHPVTLAVTATAAEPVARQICELARIDDVIVDDTCRANLVLDDERELHDREAALVGIASTGEKCVCYVNSREQSVVLARTLRKANPELGQRIAFYNAGLTRQERNRVERAFRAGELTCVISTSAFGEGVNLPDIRHVVLYHMPFGAIEFNQMSGRAGRDGAPATIHLLFGSRDARVNERILSSYAPGRDELVCLWRTLRSLAGRAAQAGDDAICRTNAEILEACLQTAPATSLEERSVSAGIAIFRDLGFLTIEGYGTGRRIHMAPSPGHMELDGSIRYLEGKRSGEEFHAFCDWVLTATPDELLAHINRPIVPGFGTLIDKEGE
- a CDS encoding bifunctional (p)ppGpp synthetase/guanosine-3',5'-bis(diphosphate) 3'-pyrophosphohydrolase; amino-acid sequence: MAQAKHVAAPPEGAPEVGADDYPLLRKTCSRYLSAEGMAKVDEAYRFAAEFHRDQRRRSGEPYINHPVEVALILAHDLRMDEDVICAALLHDTVEDTPATLADLSELFGETVAELVDGVTKLTSIEVDSMDAKQALNLRKMFLAMSRDIRVVIIKLADRLHNMRTLAALPPDRRTFKAHETMDVYAPLADRLGISSIKWELEDLAFFYLEPEEYQRIARMVQDSRDQRERDTEEAIKTLTDELRRVGLDGFTITGRPKHLWSIYLKMKRKGKEFSDIYDLIALRVILQTVGDCYSALGAVHSLWHPLPGRFKDYIATPKPNGYQSLHTTVVGPEARPIEIQLRTVEMHEQAEYGIAAHWLYKRAGNSQGNMSADDKSVDRQISRIRRSLDWTVESDMEDPHEFLEDLRVDLFGDEIFVFTPKGEVMNLRAGSTPLDFAYAVHTEVGNHCVGAKVNGSVVSLTKPLATGDRVEILTNKSAKPSRDWMNIVATPSARSKIRKYFAASTKSDDAEAGRGELGRELRKRGYGISTPRSAKALARVSEELSFKETDDMLAAIANGKVTAKSVANKVQAVLEEGSPAEMLAAQQRANAEANAAREEFFEGGSKPMSAPRQARGPKGGPKRRHASCGVVAKGDADLLVHLAHCCNPVAGDDIVGFITRGRGVSVHRSSCPNVKGLMAHPERMIEVEWDTSGATQFQVEIMVEATDRMGLLKDVTIAVGEAGGNILSAATNTNAQGVAKLRFLIAISDASLLDTLLSTVGRVPSVYDARRIMPGEGANSIHGR
- a CDS encoding MBL fold metallo-hydrolase, which gives rise to MGAFWNKGSVAFGDVAGMASGAIELRQFVVSPFSTNCYAVICAGQAMVVDPGAEGARIAEALADVDVRLVVATHGHADHVGGVAALVAATGARFAMAEQDVELARHARRNHAFGIEYDADAPEPDELLVPGDVAGVGEARFSVTATPGHTPGGITLVGTDAASGLAFVGDTLFVGSAGRIDLAGGDPVVLMASLGRLVRELAPQTHVLCGHGDDTTMSWELGHNPYLRAAR
- a CDS encoding CarD family transcriptional regulator encodes the protein MFSVGERVMHPGQGLCTVVGFKDSPTPMLILETGSGRGATRLMYPAAQAEKNLHPPVGREEALAVIDGYSELSCDTFTDRNSGLEETHFKKLVKHGVPDSVRVVKTMRARIADAEAHSKKPSSYLVRVLRDARERSLEELACALDTTPEDVEAMFVSRGHALDDEA
- a CDS encoding RsmB/NOP family class I SAM-dependent RNA methyltransferase, with product MSSRQRTHKSTTRARRQARGPREEYAKPQELDAQTGLPAHLVEAVRASTGELADTIIAGWGQDRPVTMRVNTLRAGLDEVTRELDEARIAYARVPWYADALALADGVRERDVWALDAYAQGKVYLQSLSSMLPPLALEPRPGADVLDMCAAPGGKTSELAALAPARAGQRAARITACELSAPRAEKLEHNLSKLGATNVQVMRTDARRLDDWFSFDQVLLDAPCTGSGTVHTHDEHAARYLTPELAARVERSQRALLDRGLTVLKAGGDLVYSTCSILPRENEDIVEWALARHRDCELVDVSLPHGMAGTDKDDVAPLALPGRLPGTLTVCPSRLYEGFFVAKIRKHG
- the infC gene encoding translation initiation factor IF-3 yields the protein MCKIAKSEGPRINGEITARVCRLIGVDGSQLGQFGVRDALRIASEQGLDLVEIAPNAEPPVCKVMDYGKYKYEQAIKAKQARKKQAKVEVKEMKFRPKIDTGDYETKKGHVMRFLKKGARVKVTIMFRGREMAHPEQGLNVLERLAADLKPYATVESQPKMEGRNMHMLVAPIKGAFDEKASEASEKDTKEN
- the rpmI gene encoding 50S ribosomal protein L35 → MPKMKTHKGTAKRFRRTGTGKIMRAKAFKSHILTKKSQKRIRGFRKETELAKADVKVVSSRMGK
- the rplT gene encoding 50S ribosomal protein L20, which produces MARVKRAVAGRKKRQTLKELSKGYYGTSSRTFRGMKEQVQHSLQYQYRDRRNKKRDVRRLWIQRINAAARMNDMSYSTFMHGLKLAGVELDRKVLSQIAYEDEAAFAALAEVAKKAIADAE
- a CDS encoding glycosyltransferase family 4 protein, which translates into the protein MREWIPYASLFVTALVVTLVATPLARRIATRLGAVDKPSKRRINKKTIPRMGGIAIFLALVAAAVVQLVGTAHLGWPTVLTPGRFSTVNYPLLGVSFLVIFLTGAIDDVFQLKPLAKLAGQVAAAVIAVMAGLTVGAIVNPFGPGEVMLGWLACPITVIYLVAYVNIINLIDGLDGLASGITFISSCTLFFLATQSGRLDAAAVSIAVAGATLGFLRYNFNPASIFLGDSGSLLLGFALGTVSLLNVRRVAGLTTIIVPLVISFVPIIDTFSAIIRRKRAHVSVGQADKGHIHHRLIQDGYNQRQAVLLMYLWTAMLSAGAIVMTKIETTPRIVVFCALIGASFGFAAHLHLFDPVLLHHYNPKSGEDELVSPDDPAFAVEQAKREEITEERREEFVDRLFHKDDEK